From one Paenibacillus terrae HPL-003 genomic stretch:
- a CDS encoding ABC transporter permease has translation MREKHYGLGFFSLLVFVFLLGPLLIISVTSFEPGTVLKFPPQGFSLRWYQNIFEVDLFMSTFKTSIIVSLLGNILALLIGMPAAYALSRFSFRGKDALNALFLSPLLIPGIVLGFTLLRYLIIVYHLPVYAGLLIGHTVIMLPFIIRVIASSLSNFDFAIEEAALSLGAGRLETFFKVVLPNIRSGIIAAILIAFLESFNNVDISVFMTGPGFSTLPIQMLTYVENYFDPTIAAISVMLMILTGILMFLIERLMGLSYFTKR, from the coding sequence ATGCGGGAGAAACATTACGGACTAGGCTTCTTTAGCCTGCTGGTCTTCGTCTTTCTGCTCGGTCCGCTGTTGATCATATCGGTCACTTCTTTCGAGCCGGGCACGGTATTAAAATTTCCTCCGCAGGGCTTTTCCTTGCGCTGGTACCAAAATATTTTTGAAGTGGATCTGTTTATGTCCACGTTCAAAACGTCGATTATTGTCTCTTTGCTGGGTAACATCCTGGCGCTGCTGATTGGCATGCCTGCCGCTTATGCGCTAAGTCGTTTTTCGTTTCGCGGGAAGGATGCGCTGAATGCTTTGTTCCTCTCTCCGCTGCTCATACCGGGTATTGTACTGGGCTTTACGCTGCTGCGGTATCTGATCATTGTTTATCATTTGCCGGTATACGCAGGACTGTTGATCGGACATACGGTGATTATGCTGCCGTTCATTATACGGGTCATTGCGTCCAGCTTGTCCAACTTTGATTTTGCGATTGAGGAAGCAGCGCTCAGCTTGGGAGCCGGACGGCTGGAAACCTTTTTCAAAGTGGTTCTGCCCAACATTCGTTCGGGTATTATTGCGGCTATCCTGATTGCCTTTCTGGAATCATTCAACAATGTCGACATTTCCGTCTTCATGACAGGACCGGGATTTAGCACCCTGCCTATTCAAATGCTGACTTACGTCGAAAATTATTTTGACCCGACGATTGCGGCGATCTCAGTTATGCTGATGATTTTGACCGGTATCCTGATGTTCTTGATTGAACGGCTGATGGGATTGTCTTACTTCACTAAAAGGTAA
- a CDS encoding AbrB/MazE/SpoVT family DNA-binding domain-containing protein: MKNTGMTRPLDHLGRIVLPKELRNSMNINIGDALDFFITSEGLMIRKYTGVSCYFCGAVDDLSYFRDHLICSDCIEKLKSDNPSSHLGETRPAQPKKRRNYRNQTELLHKLKQLMEKHPNVSQKELAEMLELSQGRVSQLKKLLL; the protein is encoded by the coding sequence ATGAAAAATACAGGAATGACACGACCATTAGACCATCTGGGCCGCATCGTGCTGCCCAAGGAGCTGCGCAATTCTATGAATATTAATATTGGAGATGCCCTTGATTTTTTTATTACATCCGAGGGCCTGATGATCCGTAAATATACAGGGGTATCTTGTTATTTTTGCGGTGCTGTAGATGACCTGAGCTACTTCAGGGATCATCTGATATGCAGCGATTGCATTGAGAAACTAAAGAGCGATAATCCCTCCAGTCATTTAGGCGAAACACGTCCTGCTCAGCCCAAGAAAAGAAGGAATTACAGAAATCAGACTGAGCTCCTGCATAAACTAAAACAGCTCATGGAAAAGCACCCTAATGTTTCACAAAAAGAATTGGCCGAGATGCTCGAATTGTCTCAGGGACGCGTATCACAGCTAAAAAAACTTCTACTTTGA
- a CDS encoding ABC transporter permease, with protein sequence MKKTYLYWLLLPGLLFLAVFMVIPIVLTIGSTFVQNSSFTLEGYLHFFKDPYFLKILLTTLEVSVVTTLVCVLLGFPTAYYISQKAPRRKGILLALAIFPLLTSPVVRSFSWMVILGRKGLLNNVLIGLGLVDEPLNILYTPAAMIIGLVHLFLPLMIISLIGVLENIDGDLVHAAQSLGASKFSAFRKIIFPLSVPGLIIGSILVFVGSLTAYTTPALLGGKQRVIATFLYQNAMTLNDWFLASVIATIMIVITFIVVGLLNKAAHKLNPKG encoded by the coding sequence ATGAAGAAAACATACTTGTATTGGCTGCTGCTGCCAGGTCTGCTCTTTCTGGCGGTGTTCATGGTCATTCCGATTGTGTTAACGATCGGCTCGACCTTCGTACAGAACAGCTCATTCACCCTAGAAGGCTATCTCCATTTCTTCAAGGACCCTTATTTTCTGAAAATATTGCTGACTACGCTGGAAGTCAGTGTCGTTACGACGCTCGTATGCGTGCTACTCGGCTTCCCGACGGCTTATTATATTTCGCAAAAGGCCCCGCGCCGTAAAGGGATTTTGCTGGCGCTGGCTATCTTTCCCTTGCTGACCAGTCCGGTGGTGCGGTCATTTAGCTGGATGGTCATTTTGGGTCGCAAAGGGCTGTTGAATAACGTGCTCATTGGTTTGGGACTCGTGGATGAGCCGCTGAATATTTTGTATACCCCGGCGGCGATGATTATTGGTCTGGTTCATTTGTTTTTACCGCTGATGATTATTTCACTGATCGGTGTACTCGAAAATATCGACGGTGATCTCGTCCATGCAGCTCAGAGTCTCGGTGCCTCCAAATTCAGCGCATTTCGTAAAATTATATTTCCTCTGTCTGTGCCGGGCCTGATTATCGGAAGCATTCTCGTTTTCGTGGGCAGCTTGACGGCTTATACGACACCAGCACTACTTGGAGGAAAACAGCGCGTCATTGCTACATTTTTGTATCAGAACGCGATGACGCTGAATGACTGGTTTCTCGCCTCCGTTATTGCAACGATTATGATTGTCATTACATTTATCGTGGTCGGTCTCTTAAATAAGGCGGCCCATAAACTCAATCCGAAGGGGTAG
- a CDS encoding adenine deaminase C-terminal domain-containing protein — MRADKMILQVKVYNSYYKTFEEGNVAILDGKFMYIGQRGLESFEVNEIVEGHGKYMIPGLIDIHLHIESTMVTPATFSYGLIRNGVTTIVPEPHEMANVFGLEGIQEMMAASKECVADMFYGIPSSVPATPLETSGGEIDIPEIDALLQTGEMICLGEIMNYVDVIRDPEGKTNRILRHVREHYPELIIEGHTPQLLDLDLHQLIYAGIGSDHTHQSIEGMKARMAAGMFIEIQEKSMTPEVMEYLIQEDVAQHFCFVTDDVMPDSFVERGHLNHIVSKAIGMGMKPEDAIYAATFTPATRMRMHDRGTIAPGKIADFVLLSDLSHFEVERVYKDGQKVFDRFEEYHQASLSSRFPPHFYQSVKLKPLTEQDFTVELDVADGTHHCRIMMVKDGSTFTSERIAPEQVANGELMWEQSEHGLIATFERYGKNGNRAYGLIGGDTIKRGAVATTYSHDNHNLLVVGHNKQDMILAANTVLSSQGGFCVVENGKVLSHLPLTVGGILTEGPLEMVAAHVKELRSALLSLGYRHYNPIMSLSTHSLPVSPALKITDHGLIDVNAGKIVSLIVDPSEIQE; from the coding sequence ATGCGTGCAGACAAAATGATTTTACAAGTTAAAGTGTATAACAGCTATTACAAGACGTTCGAGGAAGGCAATGTTGCTATACTTGACGGCAAGTTTATGTATATCGGTCAGCGTGGCCTGGAGTCGTTTGAAGTGAATGAAATTGTGGAGGGGCACGGGAAATATATGATTCCCGGCCTGATCGACATTCATCTCCATATTGAAAGCACAATGGTGACACCGGCAACCTTTTCCTATGGACTCATTCGCAACGGTGTGACGACGATTGTACCGGAACCGCACGAAATGGCGAATGTTTTTGGATTGGAAGGCATTCAGGAAATGATGGCGGCCAGCAAGGAGTGCGTGGCTGATATGTTCTACGGTATTCCAAGCTCCGTTCCGGCAACGCCTTTGGAAACCTCAGGGGGCGAGATTGATATTCCTGAGATTGACGCACTGTTGCAAACCGGTGAGATGATCTGTCTGGGTGAAATTATGAACTATGTGGATGTGATTCGTGATCCGGAGGGCAAGACCAACCGTATTTTACGTCATGTTCGTGAGCATTACCCGGAGCTGATTATTGAAGGGCATACGCCGCAGTTGCTTGATCTGGACCTGCATCAGTTGATCTACGCGGGGATTGGCTCGGACCATACCCACCAAAGCATTGAAGGCATGAAGGCGCGTATGGCTGCGGGGATGTTCATCGAGATTCAGGAAAAATCCATGACCCCTGAAGTGATGGAGTATTTGATTCAGGAAGACGTGGCGCAGCACTTTTGCTTTGTAACGGATGATGTGATGCCGGATTCCTTCGTAGAGCGTGGGCATTTGAACCATATTGTAAGCAAAGCAATCGGGATGGGGATGAAGCCTGAGGATGCGATCTATGCAGCAACATTCACGCCTGCGACACGGATGCGTATGCACGACCGGGGCACGATTGCACCGGGGAAAATAGCTGATTTTGTCTTGTTGTCCGACCTGAGCCATTTTGAAGTAGAACGGGTGTACAAGGACGGGCAAAAGGTATTCGATAGATTTGAGGAGTATCATCAAGCTTCGCTAAGCAGCCGTTTTCCACCTCATTTTTACCAAAGTGTAAAGCTGAAGCCACTCACAGAGCAGGATTTTACCGTAGAGCTGGATGTAGCGGATGGTACACATCATTGCCGTATTATGATGGTGAAGGACGGATCGACCTTTACAAGCGAACGTATTGCACCTGAGCAGGTGGCGAATGGTGAGCTGATGTGGGAACAGAGTGAACACGGGCTTATCGCTACTTTTGAGCGGTATGGCAAGAATGGTAACCGTGCCTATGGTTTGATCGGGGGAGACACGATTAAGCGAGGGGCGGTGGCAACCACGTATTCGCACGATAACCATAACTTGCTGGTCGTAGGGCATAACAAGCAGGATATGATATTGGCGGCGAATACGGTTCTTTCCAGTCAAGGCGGCTTTTGCGTAGTTGAAAATGGCAAGGTGCTGTCCCATTTGCCGTTAACCGTAGGCGGGATTTTAACAGAAGGACCGCTAGAAATGGTGGCGGCCCATGTGAAGGAACTGCGTTCTGCCTTGCTGTCGCTCGGTTACCGCCATTACAATCCAATCATGTCGCTGAGCACTCATTCTTTGCCGGTCAGCCCGGCTTTGAAAATTACCGATCACGGCCTGATTGATGTAAACGCGGGCAAGATTGTATCCTTGATCGTGGACCCTTCGGAGATACAAGAATAA
- a CDS encoding 3-ketoacyl-ACP reductase, with protein MELKNKTAMITGATKGIGKAIAEALAKEGVNLGLISRTLPDLQKLQDSLGSKYGVKVVSAVADISDRAQAAAAVASLEHELGAVDILINNAGIATFGTVVDMDPEEWERIIRVNLLGTYYVTHAVLPSMLAQQSGNIINVSSTAGERGFATGSAYCASKFALMGFTEALMQEVRKSNIRVTALTPSTVNTELAANAGLPIGDEDRMLQPQDMADLTLAALKLPSRVQLKVAGIWTTNPQ; from the coding sequence ATGGAACTTAAAAATAAAACAGCCATGATTACAGGCGCCACCAAAGGCATTGGTAAAGCCATTGCCGAGGCCTTGGCCAAGGAAGGTGTCAACCTGGGATTAATCTCACGCACGCTACCTGACCTGCAAAAGCTGCAAGATTCACTGGGGAGTAAATACGGCGTGAAGGTGGTTAGCGCTGTCGCGGATATATCTGATCGCGCACAGGCCGCTGCGGCTGTAGCCTCGCTGGAGCACGAGCTGGGCGCTGTCGATATTTTGATTAACAATGCAGGAATTGCTACATTCGGCACAGTCGTAGACATGGACCCCGAAGAGTGGGAACGCATTATCCGCGTGAATTTGCTGGGAACCTATTATGTCACACACGCGGTTCTTCCGAGCATGCTTGCTCAGCAGAGCGGCAACATTATTAATGTATCCTCCACGGCAGGGGAACGAGGCTTCGCCACAGGCTCGGCGTATTGCGCCTCCAAGTTTGCTTTGATGGGCTTCACAGAGGCACTAATGCAGGAGGTTCGCAAATCCAACATTCGCGTCACCGCGCTGACTCCAAGCACAGTCAATACGGAACTGGCGGCGAATGCAGGTTTGCCGATTGGCGACGAGGACCGCATGCTTCAGCCACAAGATATGGCCGACCTGACATTGGCGGCATTGAAGCTGCCTTCGCGGGTTCAATTAAAAGTAGCCGGTATTTGGACAACCAACCCACAATAA
- a CDS encoding Rpn family recombination-promoting nuclease/putative transposase: MTELLDPRNDFLFKRIFGSDENRDVLLTFLNHTFAEAGKPQLTEIILLNPYTDKDAPRDKQSILDIRARTSEGELINIEMQLFNKYDTDKRTLFYWSKQYAGQLQEGQSYKLLRKCVTINILNYSFLPNDQYHNVYHLREDRTGISLSDDIELHFLELPKLDHRTVPMEGGGLVNWLLFLKGANPSQWEVLTMNEPVLKKAMNTLEFLSQDREARLQYEARQRYLHDEASMIEGAKEEGKAEGKAEGKAEGKAESRAEIARNMLRLGLDIDIIAKASGLSEAEIRALQL, encoded by the coding sequence ATGACAGAGTTACTTGATCCTCGAAATGATTTTCTGTTTAAACGTATCTTTGGAAGCGATGAAAATCGGGATGTGTTGCTAACTTTCTTGAATCACACGTTTGCCGAAGCAGGTAAACCGCAACTGACTGAAATTATTCTACTTAATCCTTATACGGATAAAGACGCCCCTCGTGACAAGCAATCCATTCTGGATATTCGAGCCAGAACATCCGAAGGCGAATTGATTAACATAGAAATGCAGTTATTTAATAAATATGATACCGATAAAAGAACTCTATTTTACTGGAGCAAGCAGTATGCTGGTCAATTACAGGAAGGACAATCATATAAGTTACTCCGAAAATGCGTTACCATTAATATTCTGAACTATTCCTTTTTGCCTAATGATCAGTATCATAATGTATATCATCTTCGGGAAGATCGAACAGGTATCTCACTCAGTGATGATATCGAACTGCATTTTCTAGAGCTACCCAAGCTTGACCATCGCACTGTACCGATGGAGGGCGGCGGATTGGTAAACTGGCTTTTGTTTCTAAAAGGAGCGAATCCATCACAATGGGAGGTGCTGACCATGAACGAGCCTGTACTGAAAAAAGCGATGAATACTTTGGAATTCCTAAGTCAGGATCGGGAAGCCCGTCTTCAATATGAAGCAAGACAACGGTATCTACATGATGAGGCATCCATGATTGAAGGAGCAAAAGAAGAAGGCAAGGCAGAAGGTAAAGCAGAAGGTAAAGCAGAGGGTAAAGCAGAAAGCCGGGCCGAAATTGCACGAAATATGCTCCGTTTAGGCTTAGATATAGATATTATCGCCAAGGCGTCCGGTTTGTCGGAAGCTGAAATTCGAGCGCTTCAATTATAA
- a CDS encoding ABC transporter ATP-binding protein, which translates to MALLTLDRVSVAYDNQLILQDFDLQLERGQLLSLLGPSGCGKTTTLRLIAGFLEAKQGTFLFGDKDYTRVPVSKRNFGFVFQSYALFPHLSVFDNVAFGLRLRKVKEDDIKRRVMAMLDTVSLGGFEKRFPGELSGGQRQRVAIARALVIEPDLLLFDEPLSNLDANLRVNMRVEIRRIQQELGITTVYVSHDQEECFSISDRVAIMNKGNIEQLDAPSTIFKYPTTEFVARFIGFNNFLSFDERVEEGERIRLSTSDLSFSVARNQGTVQPGARQGAIRPDDLVIRTEGNETGENEFPGIIKVSTYLGRSYQYVVETAKGSFTANQEMDTPYLSGQRVTLHFPADKMVLVQ; encoded by the coding sequence ATGGCACTGCTTACTCTGGATCGTGTATCGGTCGCTTATGACAACCAACTGATCTTGCAGGATTTCGATTTGCAGCTCGAACGCGGGCAACTGCTCTCGTTGCTCGGACCGAGTGGATGTGGAAAAACGACCACGCTTCGTCTGATTGCAGGATTTCTCGAAGCTAAACAAGGAACGTTTTTGTTTGGCGATAAAGATTACACCCGAGTTCCGGTGAGCAAACGGAATTTCGGTTTTGTATTCCAAAGCTATGCGCTTTTCCCGCATTTGTCCGTTTTTGATAATGTTGCCTTTGGACTGCGGCTGCGCAAGGTGAAGGAAGATGATATAAAACGCCGTGTTATGGCTATGCTGGATACAGTCAGTCTGGGGGGCTTTGAAAAGCGGTTCCCCGGCGAACTGTCCGGTGGACAGCGTCAGCGTGTTGCGATTGCGCGAGCACTTGTGATTGAACCCGACCTGTTGCTGTTCGATGAACCACTGAGTAATCTGGATGCGAACCTGCGTGTGAATATGCGTGTCGAGATTCGCCGTATTCAACAGGAATTAGGGATTACCACTGTATACGTATCGCACGATCAGGAGGAATGTTTTTCGATTTCTGACCGGGTTGCGATTATGAATAAGGGGAATATTGAGCAGTTGGATGCGCCATCGACGATTTTTAAATATCCAACCACCGAATTTGTCGCCCGTTTTATCGGATTCAATAATTTCTTGTCCTTTGACGAACGCGTTGAGGAGGGGGAACGAATTCGCCTGAGTACAAGCGATCTTTCGTTCAGTGTGGCCCGCAATCAGGGTACAGTCCAGCCAGGTGCCCGTCAGGGGGCTATTCGTCCGGATGATTTGGTTATCCGCACAGAAGGCAACGAGACGGGAGAAAATGAGTTTCCCGGCATTATCAAGGTGAGTACCTACCTGGGACGCAGCTATCAGTATGTGGTAGAAACGGCGAAAGGAAGCTTCACCGCCAATCAGGAGATGGACACGCCGTACCTGAGCGGTCAACGGGTTACCCTGCATTTTCCGGCAGATAAAATGGTGCTGGTCCAATAA
- a CDS encoding M20 metallopeptidase family protein gives MTRTFDDLVVPDALETDLIALRRELHRYPEVLFKVERTAAYIAELLESWGLEVQTGVGKHFGKGVVGILRGTQAGDTVLLRADIDALAIIEQNTADYISTIPGAMHACGHDAHTAMLLGAAQVLSHNRDQVRGTIKFVFQPAEEGALVSPLDGRLISGGRDMIEDGVLEDVKTVFAMHVWPDLPVGTIGFHPHTAMAASSHFTIRFAGLSGHHSTPHLSSDAIIMVAQFITDIKIFMSTAIDPQEAAVLSFGTLQAGSSKNVIAGHSEITGTFRAFRTETVERITQAIADRANSIASLHGGSAHIMQRTGTVLQNNPVVVQATVRAAAKVFGSESTKILDTPFLAGEDFALYTQQVPGVFGFIGISTPGAQPVYPLHHPQFDIDERALILGTRMHIEFALQALNGVKVK, from the coding sequence ATGACTCGTACTTTTGATGATCTTGTAGTGCCGGACGCGTTGGAAACGGATTTGATTGCACTTCGGCGGGAATTGCATCGTTACCCGGAAGTTTTGTTTAAGGTGGAGCGGACAGCTGCGTACATAGCGGAGCTTCTCGAAAGCTGGGGGCTAGAGGTGCAGACAGGAGTCGGGAAGCATTTTGGTAAGGGAGTTGTCGGCATATTACGCGGGACACAGGCCGGGGATACGGTGCTACTGCGTGCAGATATAGACGCTCTGGCCATAATAGAACAGAACACCGCCGATTATATCTCCACGATACCCGGGGCCATGCATGCATGCGGTCATGATGCACATACGGCGATGTTGTTGGGAGCCGCTCAGGTGCTTAGTCATAATCGAGATCAGGTACGAGGTACGATTAAGTTTGTTTTTCAGCCAGCAGAGGAGGGGGCGTTGGTGTCTCCCTTGGATGGCAGGCTGATAAGTGGAGGAAGGGATATGATCGAGGATGGTGTGTTGGAGGATGTAAAGACAGTGTTTGCCATGCACGTATGGCCTGATCTCCCTGTAGGAACGATTGGATTTCATCCGCACACTGCTATGGCCGCTTCTTCGCATTTTACAATCCGGTTTGCAGGACTTTCGGGACATCACAGCACGCCTCATCTTTCCTCAGATGCAATAATTATGGTCGCTCAATTTATCACGGATATTAAAATATTTATGTCCACCGCCATCGATCCGCAGGAAGCGGCTGTCCTATCTTTCGGTACACTGCAAGCGGGCAGCTCCAAAAATGTCATCGCAGGTCACAGCGAAATTACAGGAACCTTCCGGGCGTTTCGCACAGAGACGGTTGAACGGATCACCCAAGCGATTGCGGATCGTGCGAACAGTATTGCATCTTTACATGGTGGCTCCGCACATATTATGCAACGGACAGGAACGGTTCTTCAAAACAACCCTGTAGTCGTACAAGCTACGGTGCGCGCGGCAGCGAAAGTCTTTGGATCGGAGAGTACGAAGATACTGGACACTCCATTTTTGGCCGGCGAAGATTTTGCGTTGTACACACAGCAGGTTCCCGGCGTATTCGGTTTTATTGGGATAAGCACGCCGGGTGCACAGCCAGTCTATCCGCTTCATCATCCCCAGTTTGATATAGACGAACGAGCCCTGATTCTGGGTACACGCATGCATATAGAGTTTGCGTTGCAGGCATTGAACGGAGTGAAGGTGAAGTGA
- a CDS encoding DUF4097 family beta strand repeat-containing protein: MSKKWFIAAGLCIIIGMAGMVAYGAPWSQQAMREITAIDQKWTFTRGQLQDLKVNSSDDVSIVFTPGSGEQGTIRMSGEVQTQVADQIHNARIENGKLSIQSEPSLSLTFFSISPELKQTITVEMPVGETLKGLEADVHSGSVKLQDASIQNTTITATSGDAEISNLQSTHLVAKLTLGNFTASQVTADMELHLTSGDAKIRDYSGNGQVSLTSGNTNITQRTTANLKVDSGSGDVRIKQAPDFKGIYNVRSDSGSIDTPESVPGSVNVIKVKTTSGDIHISK; the protein is encoded by the coding sequence ATGAGTAAAAAATGGTTTATTGCAGCGGGTCTATGTATCATCATTGGTATGGCCGGGATGGTGGCCTACGGTGCTCCATGGAGTCAACAAGCGATGCGGGAAATAACAGCTATTGATCAAAAATGGACGTTCACACGTGGACAGCTACAGGATCTTAAAGTGAATAGCTCCGATGATGTGTCTATTGTGTTTACTCCCGGTTCCGGCGAGCAGGGCACGATACGCATGAGTGGAGAAGTTCAGACGCAAGTAGCCGACCAGATTCATAATGCCCGTATTGAGAACGGTAAGCTTTCCATTCAATCTGAGCCATCCCTTTCCTTGACATTCTTCTCTATCTCTCCTGAGCTGAAACAAACGATCACGGTAGAAATGCCCGTTGGCGAGACCCTGAAAGGGCTAGAGGCAGATGTACATTCGGGGAGCGTAAAACTCCAGGATGCCTCCATTCAAAACACAACCATCACAGCCACTTCAGGCGATGCCGAAATTTCAAATCTCCAAAGTACCCACTTGGTCGCCAAGTTAACATTAGGCAATTTTACGGCTAGTCAGGTTACAGCAGATATGGAATTGCATCTCACTTCTGGGGATGCCAAAATCCGCGATTATAGCGGCAATGGTCAAGTTTCCCTGACCTCCGGTAATACGAATATCACACAACGTACCACAGCCAACCTGAAAGTCGATTCAGGTTCCGGTGATGTGAGGATTAAGCAGGCTCCTGATTTTAAAGGTATTTATAATGTCCGCTCCGACTCAGGAAGTATAGATACTCCCGAATCCGTTCCCGGCAGTGTGAATGTTATAAAGGTCAAAACGACTTCAGGCGATATTCATATTTCCAAATAG
- a CDS encoding Dps family protein, with protein MSTLNHTNAQPTQEAIQELHKALNRQVATWSVLYTKLHYFHWYVKGPHFFTLHAKFEELYNEATANLDMIAERLLAIGGRPAATLKEHLQLSAIQESAGEQTAEDMVKSVVTDFKTMTTELANGMEAADAAHDKATEDILNGLREAVDKHIWMLNAYLG; from the coding sequence ATGAGTACATTAAATCATACGAACGCACAACCTACACAAGAGGCTATTCAAGAATTGCATAAGGCTTTGAATCGTCAGGTAGCTACCTGGTCGGTGTTGTACACGAAGCTGCATTATTTCCACTGGTACGTAAAAGGACCTCACTTCTTCACACTGCATGCAAAATTTGAGGAGCTTTATAATGAAGCGACAGCTAATCTGGATATGATTGCTGAACGTCTGCTGGCCATTGGCGGCCGTCCTGCCGCTACCTTGAAGGAGCATTTGCAACTATCAGCCATTCAGGAGTCCGCAGGTGAGCAGACAGCCGAAGATATGGTAAAGTCCGTAGTTACGGATTTCAAAACCATGACTACTGAACTGGCTAACGGCATGGAAGCAGCGGATGCGGCACATGACAAAGCGACAGAGGATATTCTTAATGGTCTGAGAGAAGCGGTGGATAAACATATCTGGATGCTCAACGCATATTTGGGATAA
- a CDS encoding nitric oxide synthase oxygenase encodes MEMKQQLLREAEQFIYTCYEELGRSRDEAETRLLHIRHDIETAGTYDHTHDELEHGAQMAWRNSNRCIGRLFWDKLLVRDARGASSTAEVVHELLEHIRIGTNGGKIKPTLTVFRSSKPGQPDIRIWNHQLIRYAGYESAEGVIGDPISVEFTNACRRMGWQGAMTPFDVLPLIVEAGGQPPELFDIPKHLVQEVPIEHPELPGLASLGLRWYAVPMIADMTLEIGGIVYTAAPFNGWYMGTEIGARNFADPFRYNMLPQVAELMGLNISSETTLWRDRALVELNSAVLYSFKKAGVSIVDHHTAAAQFRLFEEREAQAGRALTGDWTWLIPPLSPATTHIFHSSYDNRLVKPNFGVQEKPYMQKKTQGCPFHS; translated from the coding sequence ATGGAAATGAAGCAACAGCTTTTGCGTGAAGCGGAGCAGTTTATATATACATGTTATGAGGAGCTGGGCCGAAGCCGCGATGAAGCGGAGACCCGGCTTCTTCATATTCGTCACGACATAGAGACTGCGGGAACATATGATCATACCCATGATGAGCTGGAGCATGGGGCACAGATGGCTTGGCGTAACAGTAATCGTTGTATCGGTCGTTTGTTTTGGGATAAGCTTCTGGTAAGGGATGCCCGCGGCGCTTCAAGTACAGCGGAAGTGGTTCATGAGCTGTTAGAGCATATACGCATAGGGACAAATGGCGGTAAAATCAAGCCGACGCTTACCGTGTTTCGCTCGTCCAAGCCGGGGCAACCGGATATTCGCATTTGGAATCATCAATTGATTCGGTATGCTGGTTATGAGAGCGCTGAAGGAGTGATCGGGGACCCGATCTCGGTAGAATTCACAAATGCGTGCCGCCGCATGGGATGGCAGGGAGCCATGACTCCCTTTGATGTATTGCCGCTGATTGTGGAAGCAGGTGGACAACCTCCTGAGCTGTTTGATATTCCCAAGCATTTGGTGCAGGAGGTACCCATTGAACACCCGGAACTTCCGGGGTTGGCTTCATTGGGTTTGCGATGGTATGCGGTACCTATGATTGCGGACATGACGCTGGAGATTGGCGGTATCGTCTACACCGCAGCTCCTTTTAACGGCTGGTATATGGGGACAGAGATTGGTGCGCGAAATTTTGCTGATCCCTTCCGTTATAACATGCTGCCGCAGGTAGCTGAGCTGATGGGGCTGAATATCTCAAGCGAAACGACGTTATGGCGCGATCGGGCGCTGGTGGAGTTGAACAGTGCTGTGCTGTATTCTTTTAAAAAAGCGGGAGTCAGCATTGTCGATCACCATACGGCAGCTGCACAATTCCGGCTGTTTGAAGAACGGGAAGCCCAGGCGGGGCGTGCGCTCACAGGCGATTGGACATGGCTGATCCCGCCGTTATCTCCGGCGACAACGCATATTTTTCACAGTTCCTACGATAATCGGCTTGTAAAGCCAAATTTCGGAGTTCAAGAGAAGCCGTATATGCAGAAGAAGACCCAAGGCTGCCCTTTTCATTCTTAA